From a region of the Streptomyces sp. NBC_00193 genome:
- a CDS encoding hemolysin family protein — translation MTEVLLLVVALLLCLACGVFVAAEFSLTTIERSELERAVERGERGADSALAAVRSLTFQLSGAQLGITVTGLVIGMISKPSIAALLKGPFEAMGLSAGAASSTALVLGTVLSTVVLMVVGELVPKNWAISSPLAVAKRVATFQRVFSRAFRPLISHLNTTANHMVRRFGMEPAEELASARTPQELAALARHSARAGALEKDTAELFMRTLNLADLTAENVMTPRVQVTALDLQTTAEDVANATLATGLSRFPVYRGSLDSVVGTVHIKDVLALPAEERHRTPVSQLLREPLLVPESLTVDRLLDRLSGKQTMAVVIDEYGGTAGVATLEDIVEEVVGEVRDEHDPHETPDLAPAGEDESGRALFSADGSARTDQLQRIGLRVPDGPYETLAGLIATELGRIPMVGDSLELDGWRLDVVDASGRRAARVLLHVPVEPTPGDGVEEAR, via the coding sequence ATGACCGAAGTGCTCCTGCTCGTCGTGGCGCTGCTGCTCTGCCTTGCCTGCGGAGTCTTCGTCGCGGCCGAGTTCTCGCTGACCACCATCGAGCGCAGCGAACTGGAACGGGCCGTCGAGCGCGGCGAGCGCGGCGCCGACAGCGCCCTGGCCGCAGTCCGCAGCCTGACGTTCCAGCTCTCCGGCGCCCAGCTCGGCATCACCGTGACCGGCCTGGTCATCGGCATGATCTCCAAGCCCTCGATCGCCGCCCTCCTCAAGGGCCCCTTCGAGGCCATGGGGCTGTCCGCCGGGGCCGCGTCCTCCACCGCCCTGGTCCTCGGCACCGTGCTGTCGACCGTCGTCCTGATGGTCGTGGGCGAGCTCGTGCCCAAGAACTGGGCGATCTCCTCCCCGCTGGCCGTCGCCAAGCGGGTCGCCACCTTCCAGCGGGTCTTCAGCCGTGCCTTCAGGCCCCTCATCAGCCATCTGAACACCACGGCGAACCACATGGTCCGCCGGTTCGGCATGGAGCCCGCCGAGGAGCTCGCCTCGGCGCGCACCCCGCAGGAGCTGGCGGCCCTGGCCCGGCACTCCGCGCGGGCCGGCGCCCTGGAGAAGGACACCGCCGAGCTGTTCATGCGGACCTTGAACCTCGCCGACCTGACCGCGGAGAACGTCATGACCCCGCGGGTGCAGGTCACCGCCCTCGACCTGCAGACCACCGCCGAGGACGTGGCGAACGCGACGCTCGCCACCGGCCTCTCCCGGTTCCCCGTCTACCGGGGCAGCCTCGACAGCGTCGTCGGCACCGTCCACATCAAGGACGTACTGGCCCTGCCGGCGGAGGAGCGGCACCGCACCCCGGTGTCGCAGCTGCTGCGCGAACCCCTCCTCGTACCGGAGTCGCTGACCGTGGACCGGCTGCTGGACCGGCTGTCCGGCAAGCAGACGATGGCCGTGGTCATCGACGAGTACGGCGGCACGGCCGGTGTGGCCACGCTGGAGGACATCGTCGAAGAGGTCGTCGGCGAGGTCCGCGACGAGCACGACCCGCACGAGACCCCCGACCTGGCCCCGGCCGGTGAGGACGAATCCGGGCGCGCCCTGTTCTCCGCGGACGGCTCCGCGCGCACCGACCAGCTCCAGCGGATCGGGCTGCGCGTGCCGGACGGCCCGTACGAGACGCTGGCCGGTCTGATAGCGACCGAGCTGGGCCGGATCCCGATGGTCGGCGACAGCCTGGAGCTCGACGGCTGGCGGCTGGACGTGGTGGACGCGAGTGGGCGGCGGGCCGCGCGGGTGCTCTTGCACGTGCCGGTCGAACCGACCCCCGGTGATGGTGTGGAGGAGGCCCGATGA
- a CDS encoding GNAT family N-acetyltransferase produces the protein MTDLHIRAAVPADAETVLAFWKEAAEGTSITDDADGVTRLVTRDPEALILAELDGVLVGSVIAGWDGWRASLYRLAVLPSHRRQGIATALLEAAERRFVAVGGRRGDAMVLEANERAQRAWAAAGYHREDRWRRWVKPLVETA, from the coding sequence ATGACCGATCTGCACATACGGGCCGCCGTGCCGGCCGACGCCGAGACCGTGCTCGCCTTCTGGAAGGAAGCGGCGGAGGGCACGTCGATCACGGACGACGCGGACGGCGTGACCCGGCTCGTCACCCGTGATCCCGAGGCTCTGATCCTCGCCGAACTCGACGGGGTCCTCGTCGGGTCCGTGATCGCCGGCTGGGACGGCTGGCGGGCGTCGCTGTACCGGCTCGCCGTACTGCCGTCCCATCGCCGCCAGGGGATCGCCACGGCGCTCCTGGAGGCGGCCGAGCGGCGCTTCGTCGCCGTCGGGGGCCGCCGCGGCGACGCGATGGTCCTGGAAGCGAACGAACGCGCGCAGCGGGCGTGGGCCGCGGCCGGCTACCACCGTGAGGACCGCTGGCGGCGCTGGGTCAAGCCGCTGGTGGAGACGGCGTGA
- the bioD gene encoding dethiobiotin synthase, with the protein MTVLMVSGTGTEIGKTVVTSAVAAAALAAGLSVAVLKPAQTGVGPDEPGDAAEVGRLAGSAVTARELARYPEPLAPDTAARRSGLPTVSPERIAEAARELALSHDLVLVEGAGGLLVRFDESGHTLADAARLLGAPVLIVAPAGLGTLNSTALTAEALRARGLTSPGVVIGSWPAEPDLASRCNLADLPSVSDLPLLGMVPAGAGTLPPAAFRTSAPGWLAAALHGTWSAPAG; encoded by the coding sequence ATGACGGTACTGATGGTCTCGGGGACGGGTACCGAGATCGGCAAGACGGTCGTCACCTCGGCCGTCGCGGCGGCCGCGCTCGCAGCGGGCCTCTCGGTGGCCGTGCTGAAGCCGGCCCAGACGGGCGTCGGCCCGGACGAGCCCGGGGACGCGGCGGAGGTCGGCCGGCTGGCCGGCTCCGCCGTCACCGCGAGGGAACTGGCCCGCTATCCGGAGCCGCTGGCCCCGGACACGGCGGCCCGGCGCTCGGGTCTCCCGACGGTCTCCCCGGAGCGGATCGCCGAGGCGGCCCGCGAGCTCGCCCTCTCCCACGACCTGGTCCTGGTCGAGGGCGCGGGCGGCCTCCTGGTCCGCTTCGACGAGTCCGGCCACACCCTGGCGGACGCGGCCCGCCTGCTCGGCGCCCCGGTGCTGATCGTGGCTCCGGCCGGGCTCGGCACCCTCAACTCCACCGCCCTCACGGCGGAAGCCCTCCGGGCCCGCGGCCTGACCTCCCCGGGCGTGGTGATCGGCAGCTGGCCGGCCGAACCCGACCTGGCCTCCCGCTGCAACCTGGCCGACCTGCCCTCGGTCTCCGACCTCCCCCTCCTGGGCATGGTCCCGGCCGGCGCGGGCACCCTCCCCCCGGCGGCCTTCCGCACCTCGGCGCCCGGCTGGCTCGCCGCCGCCCTCCACGGCACCTGGTCGGCGCCCGCCGGCTGA
- a CDS encoding hemolysin family protein, with translation MTAVQLLIGLATLVVNAFFVGAEFAMISVRRSQIETHAEQGDRRARAVLWGLEHVSALMAAAQLGITLCTLVLGVVAEPAIAHLLTPAFDFFGVPSGLTHAISFVVALALATYLHMLFGEMLPKNVALAEPVRTALVLGPPLVTLTRGLRPVIFAINAFANALLRLLRVEVKDEVAATFSDDELARIVKDSSDAGLIDDRASERLHDALELGRRPVTDVVLPADRVVPAREGITPAGLERLSAESGYSRFPMIDAQGRILGYLHVKDALDATERDEPFPVTALRPIAQVRAETPLDDVLTAMRRSRTHLAAVLAPDGVMTGLVTMEDVLRELFGRPAST, from the coding sequence ATGACCGCCGTCCAGTTGCTGATCGGCCTGGCGACCCTCGTCGTCAACGCCTTCTTCGTCGGCGCGGAGTTCGCCATGATCTCCGTGCGGCGCAGCCAGATCGAGACGCATGCCGAGCAGGGTGACCGCAGGGCGCGCGCCGTTCTGTGGGGCCTGGAGCACGTGTCGGCGCTCATGGCGGCCGCCCAGCTGGGCATCACGCTGTGCACCCTGGTGCTGGGTGTGGTGGCCGAGCCGGCCATCGCCCACCTGCTGACCCCGGCGTTCGACTTCTTCGGGGTGCCGTCCGGGCTGACCCACGCGATCTCCTTCGTGGTGGCGCTGGCCCTGGCCACGTACCTGCACATGCTCTTCGGCGAGATGCTGCCGAAGAACGTCGCGCTGGCCGAGCCGGTGCGGACCGCCCTGGTGCTGGGGCCGCCGCTGGTGACCCTCACCCGGGGGCTGCGGCCGGTGATCTTCGCGATCAACGCCTTCGCCAACGCCCTGCTGCGCCTGCTGCGGGTGGAGGTCAAGGACGAGGTCGCGGCGACCTTCTCGGACGACGAGCTGGCCCGGATCGTCAAGGACTCCAGCGACGCGGGACTCATCGACGACCGTGCGAGCGAGCGGCTGCACGACGCCCTGGAGCTGGGGCGGAGGCCGGTGACCGATGTGGTGCTGCCGGCGGACCGGGTGGTCCCGGCCCGCGAGGGCATCACACCGGCCGGACTGGAGCGGCTGTCGGCCGAGTCGGGGTACTCCCGGTTCCCGATGATCGACGCACAGGGCCGGATCCTGGGATACCTGCACGTCAAGGACGCACTGGACGCGACGGAGCGGGACGAGCCCTTCCCGGTCACCGCACTGCGGCCGATCGCGCAGGTCCGGGCGGAGACTCCGCTGGACGACGTGCTCACCGCGATGCGGCGCAGCCGTACGCACCTGGCGGCGGTGCTCGCTCCGGACGGGGTCATGACGGGCCTGGTCACGATGGAGGACGTGCTGCGGGAGCTGTTCGGCCGGCCGGCTTCGACGTAG
- a CDS encoding urease subunit gamma → MQLTPHEQERLLIHVAADVAERRKARGVLLNHPEAIALITAHILEGARDGRTVAELMASGRTVLSREEVMEGIPEMIHDVQVEATFPDGTKLVTVHDPIV, encoded by the coding sequence GTGCAGCTGACCCCCCACGAGCAGGAGAGACTGCTCATCCACGTGGCCGCGGATGTGGCCGAGAGACGCAAGGCGCGGGGCGTGCTCCTCAACCATCCCGAGGCGATAGCCCTGATCACCGCACACATCCTCGAAGGGGCCCGCGACGGGCGGACGGTGGCCGAGCTGATGGCCTCCGGACGGACCGTGCTCTCCCGCGAGGAGGTCATGGAGGGGATACCCGAGATGATCCACGACGTCCAGGTCGAGGCGACCTTCCCGGACGGCACCAAGCTCGTCACCGTCCACGACCCCATCGTCTGA
- a CDS encoding DMT family transporter → MGFLVPVLFALFAALSNALATVLQRRASLTVPQSDGFRFGLVLDLLRRPLWIGGILAVIAAGVGQAVALATGALALVQPLFVLELPLALLIASLVTRTRMPGPLWLAVGGVVAGLGIVLVAASPAGNRTDVPADRWVLALVACAGAVAVLAVLGLRRRPGRMRAGCLGAATAVCYALTAALMKSAMHVLDGDGVGAFLRTWETYAFAATGICALLLLEHAMQGGPLVASQPALTLGDAGVSVALGVLLYEEHLRTHWWLLPQLLGLSLICAGVLALARDGSGADADAT, encoded by the coding sequence GTGGGCTTCCTCGTACCGGTCCTCTTCGCGCTGTTCGCGGCGCTCAGCAACGCGCTCGCGACCGTGCTCCAGCGGCGGGCGTCGCTCACCGTGCCGCAGAGCGACGGATTCCGCTTCGGGCTGGTGCTCGACCTGCTGCGCCGGCCGCTGTGGATCGGCGGCATCCTGGCCGTGATCGCGGCCGGTGTCGGGCAGGCCGTGGCGCTCGCCACCGGCGCGCTGGCCCTCGTACAGCCCCTGTTCGTGCTGGAGCTGCCGCTCGCGCTCCTGATCGCCTCGCTGGTGACGCGGACCCGGATGCCGGGGCCCTTGTGGCTCGCCGTGGGAGGCGTGGTGGCCGGGCTCGGAATCGTCCTGGTGGCCGCCTCGCCGGCGGGGAACCGTACGGACGTTCCCGCCGACCGGTGGGTCCTGGCCCTGGTGGCGTGTGCGGGGGCGGTGGCGGTGCTCGCCGTGCTCGGGCTGCGGCGGCGGCCCGGCCGGATGCGGGCCGGATGCCTCGGCGCGGCCACCGCCGTCTGCTACGCGCTGACCGCCGCGCTGATGAAGTCGGCCATGCACGTGCTCGACGGGGACGGCGTCGGCGCCTTCCTGCGCACCTGGGAGACCTACGCCTTCGCCGCGACGGGCATCTGCGCCCTCCTGCTCCTCGAACACGCCATGCAGGGCGGCCCGCTGGTCGCCTCGCAGCCCGCACTGACGCTCGGGGACGCGGGCGTCAGCGTCGCGCTGGGCGTGCTGCTGTACGAGGAGCACCTGCGGACCCACTGGTGGTTGCTCCCGCAGCTGCTGGGCCTGTCCCTGATCTGCGCCGGCGTACTCGCCCTGGCCAGGGACGGCTCGGGCGCCGATGCCGACGCGACGTGA
- a CDS encoding DUF397 domain-containing protein, protein MSATPLSTGGLLNSARWRRSSRSTGMNNCVETAVLGGGLLAVRDSKRAAGPAVLFTGPAWHGFLVSVRADLGT, encoded by the coding sequence GTGTCCGCAACCCCCTTATCCACAGGCGGACTTCTGAACAGCGCGCGGTGGCGGCGAAGCAGCCGCAGCACCGGAATGAACAACTGCGTGGAAACGGCCGTCCTCGGCGGCGGCCTGCTCGCCGTCCGCGACTCCAAGCGGGCGGCCGGCCCGGCCGTGCTCTTCACCGGGCCGGCCTGGCACGGCTTCCTCGTCTCCGTCCGTGCGGATCTCGGGACGTAG
- a CDS encoding helix-turn-helix transcriptional regulator, translating into MQHGPAVRRRKLGEELRALRDRSGLTSGEAARLAGWHQSKISRIETGRSGVKVEDIRLLLDVYGEDVVSAQQRALLEALSASAAGPAPDEDTGRGRQWWHDYRGLLPQEYRDFISLEAGARSARTVELSVVPGLLQTPEYARAVTRAALGGLPEPKVEALVDVRLARQSVLRADPPLELSAVLDEAVLRRAIGGAGVMEEQLRHLVEVARLPQVRLQVLPFSVGGHLGLTGPFVIFSFPNIADLDVVVLDHLTSSLYLERKEDLEAYSAAFRTIQAHALPPRDSSDLISALADDA; encoded by the coding sequence GTGCAGCACGGTCCCGCGGTGCGCCGACGCAAGCTCGGCGAGGAACTGCGTGCCCTTCGCGACCGGTCCGGACTCACCAGCGGTGAGGCGGCCCGGCTCGCGGGATGGCACCAGTCGAAGATCAGCCGCATCGAGACGGGGCGCAGCGGCGTCAAGGTGGAGGACATCCGGCTGCTGCTCGACGTCTACGGGGAAGACGTCGTGAGCGCACAGCAGCGCGCCCTGCTGGAAGCCCTCTCGGCCTCGGCGGCGGGACCGGCCCCGGACGAGGACACCGGGCGCGGGCGCCAGTGGTGGCACGACTACCGGGGGCTGCTGCCGCAGGAGTACCGGGACTTCATCAGCCTGGAGGCGGGCGCCCGGTCGGCCCGCACCGTCGAACTGTCGGTGGTGCCCGGACTGCTGCAGACCCCGGAGTACGCGCGGGCCGTGACCCGGGCCGCGCTGGGCGGGCTGCCGGAGCCGAAGGTGGAGGCGCTGGTCGACGTACGGCTGGCGCGTCAGTCCGTGCTGCGGGCGGATCCGCCGCTGGAGCTGAGCGCCGTCCTGGACGAGGCGGTGCTGCGGCGCGCGATCGGCGGGGCGGGGGTGATGGAGGAACAGCTGAGGCACCTGGTGGAGGTGGCGCGTTTGCCCCAAGTGCGGCTTCAGGTGCTGCCGTTCAGCGTGGGGGGACATCTCGGCCTGACCGGACCGTTCGTCATCTTCTCATTTCCGAACATCGCCGATCTGGATGTGGTGGTACTCGACCATTTGACGAGTAGCCTCTATCTGGAGCGGAAGGAAGACCTTGAGGCGTACAGCGCCGCGTTCCGCACCATCCAGGCGCACGCCCTCCCGCCCCGCGATTCGTCGGATCTCATCAGCGCCCTCGCTGACGACGCGTAA
- a CDS encoding ATP-binding protein: MADHQEASVTLPSDPASVAAARRYVADVLSEWGLSEGTEAADSIRLIVSELATNSVQHTFGQSPTFTVDIRLEREEWLRIGVTDSHPRWPKRLPAAVQQDNGRGMVIIRWLAAEAGGRLSVSPTEDGGKTVWIALPWTATAAGAPARTATGC; this comes from the coding sequence ATGGCAGATCACCAGGAAGCATCCGTCACTCTGCCGAGCGATCCCGCCTCGGTCGCGGCCGCCCGCCGCTACGTCGCGGACGTGCTGAGCGAGTGGGGACTGTCCGAGGGGACCGAAGCCGCCGACAGCATCCGGCTCATCGTCTCGGAACTGGCCACCAACTCCGTGCAGCACACCTTCGGCCAGTCGCCGACCTTCACCGTGGACATCCGCCTGGAGCGCGAGGAGTGGCTGCGCATCGGGGTCACCGACAGCCACCCGCGCTGGCCCAAGCGGCTCCCGGCCGCCGTCCAGCAGGACAACGGCCGGGGGATGGTCATCATCCGCTGGCTCGCCGCGGAGGCGGGCGGCCGGCTGTCGGTCAGCCCGACCGAGGACGGGGGCAAGACCGTGTGGATCGCCCTGCCCTGGACGGCCACGGCCGCCGGCGCGCCGGCGAGGACCGCGACCGGCTGTTGA
- a CDS encoding VOC family protein: MFVNPVHHITFDAQEPYALAQFWSEVTGWPIHPDDLADDPEISLVPGQPGVTGLLFIQVPEGKSVKNRVHLDIQPTTGTRDENVERLLGLGAKIQGDHRREDGTGWVTLTDPEGNELCIERSAAERAGS; encoded by the coding sequence ATGTTCGTCAACCCCGTCCACCACATCACCTTCGACGCGCAGGAGCCGTACGCACTCGCCCAGTTCTGGTCCGAGGTCACCGGCTGGCCCATTCACCCGGACGACCTGGCCGACGACCCCGAGATCTCGCTCGTGCCGGGGCAGCCGGGGGTGACCGGACTGCTGTTCATCCAGGTGCCCGAGGGCAAGTCCGTGAAGAACCGCGTCCACTTGGACATCCAGCCGACCACCGGCACCCGCGACGAGAACGTGGAGCGGCTGCTCGGGCTCGGCGCGAAGATCCAGGGCGACCACCGCCGGGAGGACGGCACCGGCTGGGTCACGCTGACCGACCCGGAGGGCAACGAGCTGTGCATAGAGCGCAGCGCAGCGGAGCGCGCCGGGTCCTGA
- a CDS encoding 8-amino-7-oxononanoate synthase, protein MPHQHTPAPADVFSWIDDAERAREQAGLVRTLRPRPAHSPLLDLASNDYLGLSRHPETVRGAREAAERWGAGATGSRLVTGTTELHAELERELAAFCGFEAALVLSSGYAANLAAVTALSDRGTLVASDAGNHASIVDGCRLSRADTAVVPHCDPEAARKTLAAHRGRALLVTDSVFSVDGDAAPLAAHAEACRAEGAALLVDDAHGLGVLGEGGRGALHAAGLAGAPGVVATLTLSKSLGSQGGAVLGPAKVIRHLVNTARTFIFDTGLAPAATGAALAALRLLQREPERADRARAVAAELYGRLTASGLTAARPDAAVVSVRAPSASAALRWAADCREAGLSVGCFRPPSVPDGISRLRLTARADLTGDEISRAVETILGTAPAGATDR, encoded by the coding sequence ATGCCGCACCAGCACACCCCCGCCCCCGCGGACGTCTTCTCCTGGATCGACGACGCGGAGCGGGCCAGGGAGCAGGCCGGACTCGTCCGGACGCTGCGTCCGCGGCCGGCGCACTCCCCGCTCCTCGATCTCGCGAGCAACGACTACCTCGGGCTGTCCCGGCACCCGGAGACCGTACGGGGCGCGCGCGAGGCCGCCGAGCGCTGGGGCGCGGGGGCCACCGGATCGCGCCTCGTCACCGGCACCACCGAACTGCACGCCGAGCTGGAGCGGGAGCTCGCCGCCTTCTGCGGGTTCGAGGCGGCGCTGGTCCTCTCCTCCGGGTACGCGGCCAACCTGGCCGCCGTCACCGCGCTCAGCGACCGGGGCACCCTGGTGGCCTCGGACGCGGGCAACCACGCCTCGATCGTGGACGGCTGCCGGCTGTCGCGCGCCGACACCGCCGTCGTCCCGCACTGCGACCCGGAGGCCGCCCGCAAGACGCTCGCCGCCCACCGGGGGCGGGCGCTGCTGGTCACCGACTCGGTGTTCTCGGTCGACGGGGACGCCGCCCCGCTGGCGGCCCACGCCGAAGCCTGCCGGGCGGAGGGTGCGGCCCTGCTCGTGGACGATGCGCACGGCCTCGGGGTCCTGGGCGAGGGCGGCCGCGGGGCGCTGCACGCCGCCGGTCTCGCGGGGGCTCCCGGGGTGGTCGCGACGCTCACCCTCTCGAAGTCCCTGGGCAGCCAGGGCGGTGCGGTGCTCGGCCCGGCCAAGGTGATCCGGCACCTGGTCAACACGGCGCGGACCTTCATCTTCGACACCGGACTGGCCCCGGCCGCGACGGGCGCCGCACTGGCCGCCCTGCGCCTGCTCCAGCGGGAACCGGAACGCGCGGACCGGGCCCGCGCGGTGGCCGCCGAACTGTACGGGCGGCTCACCGCGTCCGGCCTGACCGCGGCCCGGCCGGACGCGGCCGTGGTGTCGGTACGGGCCCCGTCGGCTTCGGCGGCACTGCGCTGGGCCGCCGACTGCCGCGAGGCAGGTCTGTCCGTGGGGTGCTTCCGGCCGCCGTCCGTGCCGGACGGCATCTCCCGGCTGCGACTGACCGCGCGGGCGGATCTCACGGGGGACGAGATCAGCCGTGCGGTGGAGACGATCCTGGGGACCGCTCCGGCCGGAGCCACGGACCGCTGA
- a CDS encoding adenosylmethionine--8-amino-7-oxononanoate transaminase, which translates to MPDQAGSPETGSPDALPAAELLALDRQHVWHPYGPMPGRQEPLVVASASGVRLRLAEPSQGHDELVDGMSSWWSAIHGYNHPALNEAVTGQLGRMSHVMFGGLTHEPAVRLAAKLVELTPAGLEHVFLADSGSVSVEVAVKMCLQYWRSVGRPEKSRLLTWRGGYHGDTWQPMAVCDPEGGMHELWSGILPRQLFADAPPSGFSAPVDESYVAHLRSLFSAHADELAAVIVEPVVQGAGGMRFHNPGYLRVLRELCDEFDVLLILDEIATGFGRTGALFAADHAGITPDVMCLGKALTGGYLTLAATLCTERVADGISQGEVPVLAHGPTFMGNPLATSVALASIDLLLGQDWQGEIKRIEAGLLEGLAPAADLPGVREVRVLGAIGVIQLDHPVDMARATAAAVREGVWLRPFRDLIYTMPPFVTADADVARICRAVVAAAKEA; encoded by the coding sequence ATGCCTGATCAGGCGGGGTCCCCGGAGACGGGCTCGCCCGACGCGCTGCCGGCCGCCGAACTGCTCGCGCTGGACCGGCAGCACGTCTGGCACCCGTACGGCCCGATGCCCGGGCGGCAGGAGCCGCTCGTCGTCGCCTCCGCCTCGGGGGTCCGCCTGCGGCTGGCCGAGCCGTCGCAGGGGCACGACGAGCTGGTCGACGGCATGTCCTCCTGGTGGTCGGCGATCCACGGGTACAACCACCCGGCGCTGAACGAGGCGGTCACCGGCCAGCTCGGCCGGATGTCGCACGTGATGTTCGGCGGGCTCACCCACGAGCCCGCCGTCCGGCTGGCCGCGAAGCTCGTCGAGCTCACCCCGGCCGGCCTGGAGCACGTCTTCCTCGCCGACTCGGGCTCGGTCTCGGTCGAGGTCGCGGTGAAGATGTGCCTGCAGTACTGGCGTTCGGTGGGCCGCCCCGAGAAGAGCCGCCTGCTCACCTGGCGGGGCGGCTACCACGGGGACACCTGGCAGCCGATGGCCGTCTGTGATCCCGAGGGCGGCATGCACGAGCTGTGGTCGGGCATCCTCCCGCGCCAGCTCTTCGCGGACGCCCCGCCGAGCGGGTTCTCCGCCCCGGTGGACGAGTCCTACGTCGCCCACCTGCGCTCCCTGTTCTCCGCGCACGCGGACGAACTGGCGGCCGTGATCGTGGAGCCGGTGGTCCAGGGCGCGGGCGGCATGCGCTTCCACAACCCGGGCTACCTCCGGGTGCTGCGGGAGCTGTGCGACGAGTTCGACGTGCTGCTGATCCTCGACGAGATCGCCACGGGCTTCGGCCGCACGGGCGCGCTGTTCGCGGCCGACCACGCCGGGATCACCCCGGACGTGATGTGCCTGGGCAAGGCGCTGACCGGCGGTTACCTCACCCTCGCGGCCACGCTGTGCACGGAGCGGGTCGCGGACGGCATCTCGCAGGGCGAGGTCCCGGTCCTGGCCCACGGGCCGACCTTCATGGGCAACCCGCTGGCCACCTCGGTGGCCCTGGCCTCCATCGACCTGCTGCTGGGTCAGGACTGGCAGGGCGAGATCAAGCGCATCGAGGCGGGCCTGCTGGAGGGCCTGGCCCCGGCCGCGGACCTGCCGGGCGTCCGGGAGGTACGGGTCCTCGGCGCGATCGGCGTCATCCAGCTCGACCACCCGGTCGACATGGCCCGCGCCACGGCGGCGGCCGTCCGGGAGGGCGTCTGGCTGCGCCCGTTCCGGGACCTGATCTACACGATGCCGCCGTTCGTGACGGCCGACGCCGACGTGGCCCGCATCTGCCGGGCCGTGGTCGCCGCCGCGAAGGAGGCCTGA
- the bioB gene encoding biotin synthase BioB: MDLLNTLVDKGLRRELPTREEALAVLATSDDELLDVVAAAGKVRRQWFGRRVKLNYLVNLKSGLCPEDCSYCSQRLGSKAEILKYTWLKPDEASQAAAAGVAGGAKRVCLVASGRGPTDRDVDRVGKTIAAIKEQNEGVEVCACLGLLSDGQAERLKDAGADAYNHNLNTSEATYGQITKTHTYADRVDTVQKAHAAGLSACSGLIAGMGESDEDLVDVVYALRELDSDSVPVNFLIPFEGTPLAKEWNLTPQRALRILAMVRFVCPDVEVRIAGGREVHLRTLQPLALHVANSIFLGDYLTSEGQAGQADLDMIADAGFEVEGAGTTTLPAHRSEVAAATGGCGSKSAGASVCGSSATADEAGCGSACGGCSGHAGHEAPVPVQAEAGDVRSDLVAVRRRGAGTDLAPNA, translated from the coding sequence ATGGACCTGCTGAACACCCTCGTGGACAAGGGGCTGCGGCGTGAGCTGCCGACCCGCGAAGAGGCACTCGCCGTGCTGGCGACCTCTGACGACGAACTGCTCGACGTGGTGGCCGCGGCCGGCAAGGTGCGCCGACAGTGGTTCGGACGCCGGGTCAAGCTGAACTACCTGGTCAACCTGAAGTCGGGGCTCTGCCCCGAGGACTGCTCGTACTGTTCCCAGCGACTGGGATCGAAGGCCGAGATCCTCAAGTACACGTGGCTGAAGCCCGACGAGGCCTCCCAGGCCGCGGCCGCCGGCGTCGCCGGCGGGGCGAAGCGGGTGTGCCTGGTGGCGAGCGGGCGCGGTCCGACGGACCGCGACGTGGACCGTGTCGGCAAGACGATCGCGGCCATCAAGGAGCAGAACGAGGGCGTCGAGGTGTGCGCCTGCCTCGGCCTGCTCTCGGACGGCCAGGCCGAGCGCCTGAAGGACGCGGGCGCGGATGCCTACAACCACAACCTCAACACCTCCGAGGCCACGTACGGCCAGATCACCAAGACCCACACCTACGCGGACCGGGTCGACACGGTGCAGAAGGCGCACGCGGCCGGCCTGTCGGCCTGCTCGGGCCTGATCGCGGGCATGGGCGAGAGCGACGAGGACCTCGTCGACGTCGTCTACGCCCTGCGCGAGCTCGACAGCGACTCGGTGCCGGTCAACTTCCTGATCCCCTTCGAGGGAACCCCGCTGGCCAAGGAGTGGAACCTCACCCCGCAGCGCGCCCTGCGCATCCTCGCGATGGTCCGCTTCGTCTGCCCCGACGTCGAGGTCCGGATCGCGGGCGGCCGCGAGGTGCACCTGCGCACCCTGCAGCCGCTGGCGCTGCACGTGGCGAACTCGATCTTCCTGGGCGACTACCTGACCAGCGAGGGCCAGGCCGGACAGGCCGACCTCGACATGATCGCGGACGCCGGTTTCGAGGTGGAGGGCGCCGGTACGACGACCCTGCCCGCGCACCGCTCCGAGGTCGCGGCGGCCACCGGTGGCTGCGGCTCGAAGAGCGCGGGCGCCTCGGTCTGCGGCTCCTCCGCCACGGCGGACGAGGCCGGCTGCGGTTCGGCGTGCGGCGGCTGCTCGGGGCACGCCGGGCACGAGGCCCCCGTACCGGTCCAGGCGGAGGCGGGCGACGTCCGCTCCGACCTGGTGGCGGTACGCCGCCGCGGCGCGGGAACGGATCTCGCTCCCAATGCCTGA